A window of the Fusarium poae strain DAOMC 252244 chromosome 3, whole genome shotgun sequence genome harbors these coding sequences:
- a CDS encoding hypothetical protein (TransMembrane:1 (o448-471i)), which yields MSKQFSAIRSAAIDGRVHNPIYRKDQLRNLHIALADNSSAIQDAIAKDSKNQPSEVKVEYCLALQLIADAYTAINPDQQLEQEYAVTKGQDDTISREPAGIVVIEPLNHAFFYGLISALAPALAAGNCMIVQSQNSLRETPKLVLELIEKSLDRDIFTVSAQPVTPEDINTSHIFVSQNGSTGPILRNHLVSDLKAPVIAFVERDADITAAAQALVSARFSLQGKSPYAPDVVFVNEWVKKDLLRALVQQSTEFLATSPTKGRALKTPLARDVEKDDSTHVVLSGSNGVILDVQNRSSSLLKQKVEETTLIVHAVTSMDDAIDASRDIGSLAAAYVFTTPAMAKYICQFLDTAVSYVNQIPAKLLYSPVAPLGSPPRPSTNNIYHEDQFSSSKPKYLTKSSTEQKLAKILGTSTATELRALEVEATKRLPEIKRRLKGTQLGFFEQGIVTSLVFVLTTLVSGTGLLGYYGIRYWRS from the exons ATGTCGAAACAATTCTCTGCTATCCGCTCTGCGGCTATTGACGGTCGCGTTCACAATCCAATCTACCGCAAAGACCAACTGCGCAATCTTCACATTGCTTTGGCAGATAATTCATCCGCCATTCAAGACGCGATAGCAAAGGATTCAAAGAACCAGCCTTCAGAAGTCAAAGTCGAGTACTGTCTCGCGCTACAGCTCATTGCAGATGCGTACACTGCCATCAACCCAGATCAGCAACTGGAACAAGAATATGCAGTGACAAAAGGCCAAGATGACACAATCAGTCGCGAACCGGCTGGAATTGTTGTGATTGAGCCTTTGAATCACGCTTTCTTTTATGGTTTAATTTCTGCGCTGGCGCCTGCTCTTGCGGCTGGAAACTGCATGATTGTTCAG TCTCAAAACTCCTTACGCGAGACACCAAAGTTGGTGCTGGAACTCATCGAAAAGTCACTAGACAGAGATATCTTTACTGTCTCAGCCCAACCCGTCACACCAGAAGATATCAACACGTCTCACATTTTCGTCTCGCAAAATGGTTCAACAGGTCCCATTCTTCGCAACCATCTCGTCTCAGACCTCAAAGCACCCGTAATAGCATTTGTCGAAAGAGACGCGGACATCACAGCCGCCGCCCAAGCTCTTGTGTCAGCGCGCTTCAGCCTCCAAGGCAAATCACCCTACGCGCCTGACGTGGTGTTTGTCAATGAGTGGGTCAAGAAGGATTTGCTGCGTGCCCTTGTGCAACAGAGCACTGAGTTTCTGGCGACGTCGCCTACGAAAGGCAGAGCTTTGAAGACACCGCTTGCGAGGGACGTCGAGAAGGATGATAGTACACATGTTGTGCTTTCTGGGTCGAATGGAGTCATTCTTGATGTTCAGAATAG ATCGTCGAGTCTGCTGAAACAAAAGGTTGAAGAGACAACTTTGATTGTTCACGCGGTTACAAGCATGGACGACGCTATCGACGCGTCACGAGA TATCGGATCTCTTGCCGCCGCATACGTCTTTACAACACCCGCAATGGCCAAGTACATATGCCAATTCCTCGACACAGCTGTCAGCTATGTCAATCAGATTCCCGCCAAGCTTCTCT ACTCTCCCGTCGCGCCACTCGGCTCCCCTCCCCGACCAAGCACCAACAACATCTACCACGAAGATCAATTCTCCAGCTCAAAACCGAAATACCTCACAAAGTCAAGTACGGAGCAAAAGCTGGCCAAGATCCTTGGAACTTCAACCGCGACTGAATTGCGGGCGTTGGAGGTGGAAGCGACAAAGAGACTTCCAGAGATTAAGCGACGACTCAAGGGAACACAGCTTGGGTTCTTTGAACAGGGTATTGTTACGAGTTTGGTGTTTGTCTTGACTACGCTTGTTTCTGGGACAGGGTTGCTTGGGTACTATGGAATACGATATTGGCGGTCTTGA
- a CDS encoding hypothetical protein (SECRETED:SignalP(1-17)) — protein MKFFVVASVAFLSGAYADSASTTVTCSGCPTAVTTPEIVTRSDLPAVSCTEKPLKIVTNTKGASGVAAPTGSDSGSGPASTPTQVPVSGASANKMGGAGMAVAAAVAAVYLL, from the exons ATGAAGTTTTTCGTTGTTGCAAGCGTTGCCT TCCTTTCCGGTGCTTACGCCGACTCTGCATCTACCACCGTTACTTGCAGCGGATGCCCTACGGCCGTTACGACTCCTGAGATCGTAACACGATCCGATCTGCCTGCTGTATCTTGCACCGAGAAGCCCCTCAAGATCGTCACCAACACCAAGGGTGCTTCTGGTGTTGCAGCCCCTACCGGATCCGACTCTGGATCTGGACCTGCTTCTACACCTACTCAAGTTCCTGTTTCTGGTGCTAGTGCCAACAAGATGGGAGGCGCTGGCatggctgttgctgctgctgttgcggCAGTTTATCTCCTTTAG
- a CDS encoding hypothetical protein (SECRETED:SignalP(1-17)) encodes MYFSTSLTLAAAGFAAAAPAIQKRESAINDGVILNYALTLEHLENQFYLQGLSNFTEKDFADAGYDSTFYNNIKKVSSDETAHVDFLTKGLKAAGVTPVEKCTYSFGVTDVKSFLATASVLEGVGVSAYLGAAADIMSKAYLTAAGSILTVEARHSSYIRAGIKEVPFPQPFDAPLTYNEVYSLASGFITGCPKSNPALPVKAFPALAAEASKEAVVTGSTVTLLTPGYAVEAADGQKVYAAFIAVTGPTFVEAKPVDGGFTVEIPEGFAGQTYVVLTSCNTAVSDDTVAAGPAIIEISS; translated from the exons ATGTACTTCTCTACATCCCTCACTCTCGCCGCTGCTggctttgctgctgctgcccctgCCATTCAGAAGCGTGAGTCTGCCATCAACGACGGTGTCATTCTCAACTACGCTCTCACTCTTGAGCATCTCGAGAACCAGTTCTACCTCCAAGGTCTCTCCAACTTTACTGAGAAAGACTTTGCCGATGCTGGTTACGACTCTACCTTttacaacaacatcaagaagGTTTCCAGCGATGAGACTGCTCACGTCGACTTTCTCACCAAGGGCCTCAAGG CCGCCGGTGTTACCCCTGTTGAAAAGTGCACCTACTCCTTCGGTGTCACTGATGTCAAGTCTTTCCTCGCCACTGCCTCTGTTCTTGAGGGTGTCGGTGTCTCGGCTTACCTCGGTGCTGCTGCCGACATCATGAGCAAGGCATACCTCACTGCTGCTGGTTCCATCCTCACTGTTGAGGCTCGCCACTCTTCCTACATCCGCGCTGGTATCAAGGAGGTTCCCTTCCCTCAGCCTTTCGATGCCCCCTTGACCTACAACGAGGTCTACTCCCTGGCTTCGGGTTTCATTACTGGCTGCCCCAAGTCCAACCCTGCCCTTCCTGTCAAGGCTTTCCCCGCTTTGGCCGCTGAGGCTTCCAAGGAGGCTGTTGTGACTGGTTCAACTGTCACTCTCCTTACCCCTGGATACGCTGTCGAGGCTGCTGATGGCCAGAAGGTCTATGCTGCTTTCATTGCTGTCACTGGTCCCACCTTTGTTGAGGCCAAGCCCGTTGACGGTGGTTTCACTGTTGAGATTCCCGAGGGCTTTGCTGGACAGACCTACGTTGTCCTCACCAGCTGCAACACTGCTGTCTCTGATGACACCGTCGCCGCTGGCCCTGCTATCATTGAG ATCTCCAGCTAA
- a CDS encoding hypothetical protein (TransMembrane:2 (o584-603i720-738o)) yields the protein MSSTTQPGMFQCGSCKKNYKRLDHLARHVRSHTQTKPYKCHVCPKAFTRPDLLKRHVSGHGSQAGEGSVSDQPRFMPGRVGKACKACSSNHLRCSDEKPCRRCQEKGIECKWNDPMEMDADYASPEDQQQNESMFSNESMTGFGEQTSISNSGSSVMGQPSLDILTPQTTQSLFQNLDPSLNPPTDPLSFQFPDLNLLSGTWASTTNDVEMFSYNELDDIDLRFLDSYNATIPFEIRSIQPTPRGAQTPRAASHTDPGEPAAMCTEAFQNSHWKFRPNAKDHAGAEEHNLSLPATDSAYPSPESGVALDLNTRVTCAKLEGPARDRILMMVVSSCRSDHLSKAVASFPSAELLDTLLQFYLTSSVTHATAFIHAASFNPNEKRPELVAAMAACGAVLTSDPALSKLGYAIQECLRVAVAKHWERDNTLVRDLQLTQAFLIILEMGIWSGLPRKVEIAESFFNPVLTMMRRDGKFKRSAYSDHKSVARASRQDWLDWIQHESFKRLALRMLSHDANSSMALMVGPLVSYAEVLLPLPGNAELWTASSPEQWSSLMASRVDSEPLYVADVIDDPDVLNNYAGSVDAYAAILAVLACTWTMCWEYLQIASLQRSKPRRWNTLVTEMRKDELLKLTGHLKLSLSADAAADPEIKMRLELTLLHLQMPFEDIQIFAGMEGPERARAVYPMVRDWAKSEAARHTIYHAAQIVQIAKESPKGSMRGPMAIILYHASLAFWVYGLLSDQSRALSQNVYLDDVDSLALQRFKGFGQGQPCIRWHSEIEGQGEIMMSVSLSQPNKVMEAVMGVVRKNFAGLPTPHLTEKLVQLMGELENSAKRKMDA from the exons ATGTCGTCGACGACTCAACCGGGCATGTTCCAATGTGGTTCATGCAAGAAGAATTATAAGCGTCTTGATCATCTAGCTCGTCACGTGCGCTCCC ATACACAGACCAAACCTTACAAGTGCCATGTCTGTCCAAAAGCCTTCACCAGACC TGACCTCCTCAAGAGACATGTCTCTGGTCACGGTTCACAAGCTGGGGAAGGTTCAGTGTCTGATCAACCCCGGTTCATGCCAGGAAGGGTAGGCAAGGCTTGTAAAGCCTGTTCGTCGAATCATCTACGGTGTAGCGATGAGAAACCCTGTCGGAGGTGCCAAGAAAAGGGCATTGAGTGCAAGTGGAATGATCCAATGGAGATGGACGCAGACTATGCCTCGCCTGAGGACCAACAGCAGAATGAGTCTATGTTTTCAAATGAATCCATGACAGGGTTTGGAGAACAAACAAGTATTTCGAATTCTGGTTCGTCAGTGATGGGTCAGCCGTCTTTGGATATCTTGACGCCTCAAACAACTCAAAGCCTTTTCCAAAATCTTG ACCCATCCTTGAATCCACCGACAGACCCTCTATCCTTCCAATTTCCAGACCTCAACCTCCTCTCTGGTACCTGGGCCTCTACCACCAACGATGTAGAGATGTTCTCCTACAATGAGCTCGACGACATTGACCTACGATTCCTCGACTCTTATAATGCAACCATTCCCTTCGAGATACGGAGTATTCAGCCAACACCACGAGGAGCTCAGACACCACGCGCTGCGTCACATACCGATCCGGGTGAGCCAGCCGCCATGTGTACCGAAGCATTCCAGAACTCGCATTGGAAGTTTAGACCCAACGCAAAGGATCATGCAGGCGCCGAAGAACACAACCTTTCTCTTCCTGCTACCGACTCCGCGTATCCTTCTCCCGAGTCTGGTGTCGCGTTGGATTTGAACACGAGGGTCACTTGTGCCAAGCTGGAAGGACCTGCACGAGATCGGATTCTGATGATGGTTGTGAGTAGTTGTCGGTCAGATCATCTCTCCAAAGCAGTTGCATCATTTCCGTCCGCCGAGTTATTAGACACTCTGCTTCAGTTCTACTTGACCTCTTCCGTCACACACGCCACAGCTTTCATCCATGCCGCTTCCTTCAACCCGAACGAAAAGAGACCTGAGCTGGTTGCCGCCATGGCCGCTTGTGGTGCTGTCTTGACTTCCGACCCAGCTTTGTCAAAGCTTGGTTATGCTATACAAGAATGCCTCCGGGTTGCTGTAGCCAAACAT TGGGAACGCGACAACACTCTCGTCCGAGACCTCCAACTCACCCAAGCCTTTCTCATCATCCTGGAAATGGGGATTTGGAGCGGTCTACCCAGGAAGGTCGAAATCGCAGAAAGCTTCTTTAATCCTGTTTTGACCATGATGCGCCGTGATGGAAAATTCAAAAGGTCTGCCTACTCTGATCACAAATCTGTCGCCCGTGCTTCGCGTCAAGATTGGCTGGACTGGATACAGCATGAATCATTCAAGCGGCTTGCCCTACGAATGCTCTCCCACGATGCAAACTCTTCCATGGCGTTGATGGTCGGCCCCTTAGTCTCGTACGCAGAGGTTCTACTGCCTTTGCCGGGAAATGCAGAATTGTGGACTGCTTCGTCTCCAGAGCAGTGGAGTTCCCTGATGGCTTCGCGTGTCGACAGCGAACCACTTTACGTCGCAGATGTCATTGATGATCCCGACGTTTTGAACAACTATGCGGGCTCGGTAGATGCTTACGCTGCGATTCTCGCCGTCCTTGCGTGTACTTGGACCATGTGTTGGGAATACCTCCAAATAGCATCCCTTCAAAGATCCAAACCACGCCGATGGAACACTCTTGTGACAGAGATGCGGAAAGACGAGTTACTGAAACTGACTGGCCACTTGAAATTGAGTTTGTCAGCGGATGCCGCCGCAGACCCCGAGATCAAAATGCGCCTCGAACTCACGCTCTTGCATTTACAGATGCCATTCGAAGATATTCAAATATTCGCTGGCATGGAAGGTCCTGAACGCGCACGCGCAGTCTACCCAATGGTTCGAGATTGGGCTAAAAGTGAAGCTGCTCGGCACACAATCTACCACGCGGCTCAAATTGTACAAATCGCCAAAGAATCACCGAAAGGCTCCATGCGCGGACCCATGGCCATTATACTCTACCACGCCAGCTTGGCCTTTTGGGTTTACGGTTTGTTGTCTGACCAGTCGCGCGCACTCAGCCAAAACGTGTATCTCGACGACGTGGACAGTCTCGCATTGCAACGATTCAAGGGGTTTGGTCAAGGACAGCCCTGTATTCGATGGCATTCCGAGATTGAAGGACAAGGTGAAATAATGATGAGTGTATCGCTGAGTCAACCTAATAAAGTCATGGAAGCTGTAATGGGCGTTGTGAGGAAAAACTTTGCGGGGTTGCCAACACCACACCTCACAGAAAAATTGGTACAGCTTATGGGGGAATTGGAGAATTCTGcaaagagaaagatggaTGCTTGA
- a CDS encoding hypothetical protein (TransMembrane:11 (n6-12c17/18o55-81i93-114o126-147i185-208o214-234i308-330o350-371i392-412o427-447i454-478o490-511i)) — MVSFKTAFALSLQEVDAAAPPGTIQIHREEEDGRHTLNPTDDPRDPLNFPLWNKITALLVVSLYAFVTNFTSGVIAPAFQLWPMIFPKDPRSLSELSTLMAINVLFLGAGNIWWVPLSNWMGRRPVLIVATLLLTFSTLWCGLATSYDSLLAARAFQGMGGAAADSVAPALVGDMFPVHQRGRAMAVYTIMLVVGPLAGGISGGYIAYQQGWKMIFWVGLAMSAACLVGVIFLVPETLYSRSAPIEGVPRSESEKQAQLGNNEHVEDKQTATVGERQTTKPFTYAQSLGFIKPRGSLLQQFIRPWRTLALPGTWVVMLHYAGLVGGIVSISTIGPQIVASPPYLWKANAGLINIGALIGGIIGYIYTHMLADGQLVKKASKKRHGVAEAEDRLPTLFFPLFVATGGLLVFGFCAQHPGGNMWVGLQFGYGMLTFGLMQVPSVGFNYLIDSYHSLAADCFTMVTILRAIIAFAWTFFVADWIHHKGPAEPFGIFGLLMGIFSLLTVPLWMFGKRMRIATAERVLRWQGF; from the exons ATGGTGTCTTTCAAAACAGCCTTTGCTCTGTCCTTGCAGGAGGTTGATGCTGCGGCACCTCCTGGAACGATCCAAATCCATC gtgaagaagaagacggccGCCATACTTTGAACCCTACCGACGACCCTCGAGACCCTCTCAACTTTCCATTATGGAACAAGATTACGGCTCTGCTTGTCGTTTCATTGTATGCGTTTGTCACCAACTTTACCTCTGGTGTCATCGCACCCGCGTTCCAGCTTTGGCCTATGATATTTCCCAAAGATCCAAGAAGTCTTTCTGAGCTTTCTACCTTGATGGCT ATCAATGTCCTCTTCCTTGGCGCAGGAAATATTTGGTGGGTGCCACTGTCGAATTGGATGGGCCGCCGACCTGTTCTTATCGTCGCGACACTTCTCCTCACTTTCAGTACACTTTGGTGCGGACTTGCGACTTCATACGACTCTCTACTTGCTGCCAGAGCCTTTCAGGGTATGGGTGGTGCCGCAGCAGATTCAGTCGCTCCCGCGTTGGTTGGAGATATGTTTCCCGTTCATCAACGTGGTCGTGCAATG GCTGTTTACACCATCATGTTGGTCGTTGGGCCACTCGCGGGTGGCATCTCTGGAGGCTACATCGCTTATCAGCAGGGCTGGAAGATGATCTTTTGGGTTGGTCTTGCAATGTCGGCAGCCTGTCTTGTTGGAgtcatcttcctcgtcccCGAGACTTTATACAGCAGAAGCGCACCAATCGAGGGTGTGCCCCGTTCGGAGTCTGAAAAGCAAGCCCAGTTAGGGAACAATGAACACGTCGAAGACAAGCAGACCGCCACAGTTGGCGAGCGACAGACCACAAAGCCATTCACCTACGCACAGTCCTTGGGTTTCATCAAGCCCCGCGGCAGTCTACTCCAGCAATTCATCCGACCCTGGCGAACACTTGCTCTCCCTGGTACTTGGGTAGTTATGCTTCACTACGCGGGCCTTGTGGGAGGTATCGTATCCATTTCGACCATCGGACCCCAGATTGTGGCCAGCCCACCATATCTCTGGAAAGCAAACGCAGGTTTGATCAATATTGGTGCTCTTATCGGTGGCATCATTGGATACATTTACACTCATATGCTGGCCGATGGTCAACTTGTCAAAAAAGCAAGCAAGAAGCGTCATGGCGTTGCCGAAGCTGAAGATCGACTACCTACCCTATTCTTCCCGCTCTTTGTAGCCACAGGCGGACTACTTGTTTTCGGATTCTGTGCTCAACATCCAGGAGGAAACATGTGGGTTGGATTGCAGTTTGGTTATGGAATGCTCACTTTTGGTCTGATGCAAGTTCCCTCTGTTGGATTCAATTAT CTCATCGACTCGTATCACTCTTTGGCCGCCGATTGTTTCACAATGGTCACCATTCTTCGAGCAATCATTGCATTTGCCTGGACATTTTTCGTGGCTGATTGGATTCATCACAAAGGACCTGCAGAGCCATTTGGTATTTTTGGACTTTTAATGGGAATATTTTCTCTGCTGACAGTTCCGCTTTGGATGTTTGGAAAGCGAATGAGAATTGCGACAGCGGAAAGGGTCCTTCGTTGGCAGGGATTCTAA